In Chanodichthys erythropterus isolate Z2021 chromosome 11, ASM2448905v1, whole genome shotgun sequence, a single window of DNA contains:
- the LOC137030569 gene encoding uncharacterized protein produces the protein MLSNAQRTPTMLKLLIFFLLFRTGFITSAAIVQKKVLETFNAGETITLECFISEEHENYYSWFKQSLGEAPTCILTLYADATTPAFYGDFKNDERLTAVKKKTYFTLIIKESKPADTGIYYCGIRDYDLIIFSNGLFLNYNRVNTRHHHIKQFLSAEDSNTWVNEHEFNPGDSVNLHCTVLTERCVGNHSVYWFRHETGDTHPGIIYKHENSNDQCKKRSERDSHSQSCVYNLPKRNLSLTDAGTYYCAVAMCGEMLFGDGSRLEIGEEISEFAWTDLNVPVLVATNILCLVIIAILLCKRTQKRQETFSETHLLQKLCSSLDNEGAPEEISSAAPLFPGRNLNRHERSSYTHVVYSAARGYSIK, from the exons ATGTTGTCAAATGCACAGAGGACCCCAACTATGCTTAAACTTCTGATATTTTTTCTACTCTTTAGGACAG GCTTCATCACATCTGCTGCTATAGTTCAAAAGAAAGTCCTGGAGACCTTCAATGCAGGTGAAACTATAACTTTAGAGTGCTTTATATCTGAAGAGCACGAGAACTACTATTCCTGGTTCAAGCAATCTCTGGGAGAAGCTCCAACATGCATCCTCACTCTCTATGCTGATGCTACAACACCAGCCTTTTATGGAGACTTCAAGAATGATGAAAGATTGACAGCTGTAAAGAAAAAGAcgtattttactttaattataaAAGAATCAAAGCCAGCAGATACTGGAATCTATTACTGTGGTATCCGTGACTATGATCTTATAATTTTTAGTAATGggctgtttttaaactataaca GGGTAAATACAAGACatcatcatataaagcagtTTTTGTCTGCGGAGGACTCGAATACTTGGGTAAATGAGCACGAGTTTAACCCAGGAGACTCTGTGAATCTTCACTGCACTGTTCTCACTGAGAGATGTGTAGGAAATCACAGCGTTTACTGGTTTAGACATGAAACTGGAGATACACATCCAGGAATCATTTACAAGCATGAAAACAGCAATGATCAATGCAAGAAGAGGTCTGAGAGAGATTCCCATTCACAGTCTTGTGTCTACAATCTCCCCAAGAGGAACCTCAGTTTAACTGACGCCGGGACTTACTACTGCGCTGTGGCCATGTGTGGAGAGATGCTGTTTGGGGATGGAAGTAGGCTTGAAATTGGAG AAGAAATTTCTGAGTTCGCCTGGACTGACTTAAATGTCCCAGTTTTGGTAGCAACAAATATATTGTGCTTGGTGATCATCGCTATCCTTCTGTGTAAGAGAACACAAAAACGACAAGAAACATTTTCTG AAACCCATCTATTACAAAAACTTTGTTCATCTCTTGATAATGag GGTGCACCAGAGGAGATAAGCTCCGCAGCACCGCTTTTCCCTGGAAGAAACTTAAACAGACATGAAAGAAGCTCATACACACATGTAGTGTATTCAGCTGCTAGAGGTTAcagtattaaataa